The genomic stretch GAGCCAAAGAACTGGCTGAAAAACTGACCGAAGAGCGCGACGATTTCAATTACCGTTACGTTGATATCCATGCAGAAGGCATCAGCAAAGCTGATTTGTCTAAAACGGTAGGCAAACCGGTAGAAACCGTACCTCAGATTTTCCTGGATGAAAAACACATTGGCGGCTGCACCGACTTTGAAGCCTATGCCAGAGAGCATCTGTTCAATTAATCCCGCGCCGTTTATCTGCTCATCACCAAGGCACCAAGCGTACCTTGGTGATTTTTTGGTGTTTAGCGTAAGTAATGCAGGCTCACCGCCCGTAAAAATAGAAACGCCAACGCCCCCATCAGACACCAGAACACCGCGCTGCTGAGA from Dickeya zeae NCPPB 2538 encodes the following:
- a CDS encoding GrxA family glutaredoxin, encoding MYAVIFGRPGCPYCVRAKELAEKLTEERDDFNYRYVDIHAEGISKADLSKTVGKPVETVPQIFLDEKHIGGCTDFEAYAREHLFN